A window of Lysobacter sp. TY2-98 genomic DNA:
ATGAAGAGCGACTCGAACGGACGGAAGTGGATGCGCCAGCACTCGGGGCCGTCGCTCTTCGGCTTCGCGGCCGCGGCGGTCGGCATCGGCGGCGCGACGCCGGTGAGCAGCGTGTCGAGCTCGCGCTTGCTGGCGTCGATCGCCGGCTGGTCGAGCGCGCCACCGCTTTCGGCGTACTGCAGCATGCCGCGCAGCACGTCCACGGACGTGAGCAGCACACTCACCGCGGCGGAATCGAGATGACGCTTGCCGGCGCGTGCTTCGTCCAGCAGCGTTTCCATCACGTGCGTGAAGTCGCTGATGTACTTGAAGCCGAACGTGCCGGCGCCGCCCTTGATGGAGTGGGCGGCACGGAAGATCGCGTTGATGGTGTCGGCGTCGGAACGACCGGACTCCATGCCCAGGAGGCCGGACTCCGCGATGTCGAGACCTTCGCGGCTTTCCTCGAAGAACGCCGCGTGGAACCGGCTCATGTCCATGGGGACAAAACTCCTGCCGGCTTAGCCGAGGACCTTGCGGACCGTGGCGAGCAGCTGCTCCGGATCGAACGGCTTCACGAGCCAGCCGGTCGCGCCCGCGGCGCGGCCTTCCTGCTTCTTCTCCGGGCCCGACTCGGTGGTGAGCATGAGCAGCGGGGTGAAGCGGTAGTCGGGCAGCTGGCGCAGGTTGCGGATCAGCTCGATGCCATCCATGCGCGGCATGTTGACGTCGGTGACCACCGCATCGAAACGCTTGGTCTTCGCGATGTCGAGCGCGGCCTGGCCGTCCTCGGCTTCGCTGACGTTGTAGCCACCCGACGACAGGGCGAACGCGACCATCTGCCGCATGGAGGTGGAATCGTCGACGATCAGCAGTTGCGCGCTCACGCAGTTTCTCCGTTTACAACTTCAGTGTTTTCGACGCCCAGGCTCACCGCGAGCGCGAGCTGGCGCGCGGCATTGACCAGGGCAGGGGATGCGAGGGTGAAAACCGTGCGGCGACCGGCGCCCGCGCGATCGCGCACGAAGGCATGCAGCAGCTGCAGCCCGGCGGCGTGCACGCGCTGCACCTGGTCGGCGACGATCGAAACGGGTTCGTCGTCTTCGAGATGGGGCAGCAGCACCTGCTGCAGATCGCCCACGTGCTCGATGCCGAGATCGGATTGGAGGCTCAGTTCGGTCATGACACGCCTCGCCGCGGAAAGGGTTACGACCGGTTTAACGGCCTCGGCGCGGGTGACTTGAGGTGCGCGGGGTGGGGGTGTTGTGGGAGCCCGGTCGCAGTTCGTTGCGGGCGTGGGGCCGGGTGGCCTGGCCTCAGGCCGGGCCGCGCTGGTGCGGCGGAATGCGGTCGTCTGCAAGCGAGACACCCGTCGCGTTGCTCCGCGGATGAAGCGACACCAAAGGCGTTTCGTCCGCTGACGCGGCCGAGGCACTTTTCTTTGCTGGCCCAAAGAAAAGTCCCCCAAAGAAAGGGCCTTCCTTGACGGATCTACAGCCCGCGATCGGCGAGTGCGTCGCGATCGCCACAGTCGGCAACCTGCCTCGGGTGGCGACGGCCGACGTCGTGTCGGCCGCCCCTCCGGGGTCTTCACGATTGGCGATAGCCCTCGATGCTTTCCGAAGGCTAGAGAAGCTGACTGAAGGGCTGTCTCGGGAGCTGCGCGGCCGCTGACGGCGTCGAAAGCGGAGCAGAGCTGCTCCTCGATCAACCGTAGTGCTCAGTCAAACAACGCATCCGCATCCAGCAGCACCGTCGGCGCATCCGTCACACGCGCCACACCGAGCGTCGGCCCGGGATCCGCGCCCAGCAGCGGTGGTTCGACGTGTTCGCGTTCGAGCGACACCACGTCCTCGACGCAGGTCACCAGCACGCCGATCAGCTCGTCGTCGCGCTCGATCACCACCACGCGCGAACGCTCCTCGATGTGCACGGAGCCGACGTCGAGCCACAGCCCCAGGTCGAACACCGGCACGATGCGACCGCGCAGGTTCATCACGCCCAGCACCGAATGCGCGGCGCCGCGCATGGCGACGACCGGCGCGACGCGGACGACTTCCTGCACCCGCAGCAGTTCGAAAGCGTACGAGTCGTTCGCGACGCAGACGCGCAGCCAGCGGTTGCCGCCGGTCGCGGTACGTGCACGGCCGGGCGGTGCGGCGACCGGCACGCGCGGAATCGGTGCGATCGGTGCCGTGGCGGCGAACGCTTCCAGCGACGGCAGTGCACGCGCGGGCGACGGCGCGGGGGCCGGATGCACGACCGGCGGCTCGATCGGCGCGACCACCGATGCGACGAACGCGGGCTCGATCGCGTCGTCGAACGCGGCCGTTTCGACCGGCGAAGGGCTCTCGATCGCTTCGACCGCGCGCATCAGGGCTTCGGGTTCGAGCGCCGCGGGCGATGCCGGCAGGTCCGCAGCGGCCACGGCCGCAGGAGCGGGCTGGGTGCCGAGCAGTTCGTCGAGATAGGCGTCGATGGGGGCCATGTCAGGCGGCCTCGCACTGAAGAGAAAGGGGGTCGAGGAGCCACTGCAGCGCCTCGCGGTAGGCGTCGGCGCCACGGCTCGCGAGCTTGGGGCCGGTCGCGACCGCGCTCGCGTCACGCAGGCGCGTGTCCAGCGGGATCGCGTCGGGGCTCACCTGCTCGCCGTAGGTCTCGCGCAGCTGTTCGAGGCTGTTCTGTCCCGAGCGCGTGCGCTTGTCGTGCAGCGTCGGAATGATCGCGCGCGGCAGCGGCCGACGACGCGAGCGTTCGACCATGTCCGCGGTGCGCAGCATGTCGCGCAGGCCGTGCAGCGCGAGCGGATCGGTCTGCGTGGGCGCGATCAGGCGATCGGCCGCGGCCAGCGCGTTGACCATGAGCAGGCCAAGCGTCGGCGGGCAGTCGAGCAGTGCGTAGTCGTAGGTATCGCGTGCCGCATGCAGTGCGCGACCGAGCGCGAGGCCGAGCCCCGGCTGCGTTGCGCCGCGACGCTCGAGCGTCGCCAGCGAGGGCTGCGCGGGGCAGATCACCAGGCCTTCGACGGGGGTTCCGTGTGCAAGGCGCGACAGCATCTGCGTCGCATCGGTAAAGAGTTCGTACGAACCACGCGGCGGCGGCTCGACGGGAATGCCGAACGCATGCGACAGCGACGCATGCGGATCGAGATCGACGAGCAGCACGCGGAAGCCGGCGTCGGCGAGGCCGCGTGCAAGGCAGAGCGTCGTGGTCGTCTTGCCGACACCGCCCTTCTGGTTGGCGACTGCCCAGGTCTGCATCAGCCGGTCCTCCCGTCGCGGTGGATGTCCTGCGCATCGGCGACGCGCACGCGGGTGTCCGCGCCGGTCACGGCATCGGCGCCCTGGCCGGCCGGCAGGATGACCAGCAGCACGCGGCGGTTGGCGTTGCGGCCTTCGACGGTCGCGTTGTCGGCGATCGGCTGGAATTCGGCGTAGCCCGTCATCGACAGCCGCGACGGCGCGATGCCCGCCTGCACCATCACGTGCAGCACGCTGGCCGCGCGCGCGGCGGAAAGCTCCCAGTTCGACGCGTACAGCGCGTTCGCGATCGGCTGGTTGTCGGTATAGCCCTCGACGCGCAGCGCATTCGGCTGCCCGCGCAGCACGTCGGCGACCTTGCGCACGGTGTCGACCGCCAGCGTGTTCGGCAGCGCGGAACCGCTGGGAAACAGCAGGTCGCTCTGGATTTCGACTTCGAGGTAGTCGCTGCCCTGGCGTACGTGCACGAGCTTCTGCTGTACGAGGCCGGAGAGTGCATCACCGATGCGATCACCGAGGCCGCGCAGCTGCGCATGCGACGCGCTTTCACGCGTGGCACTCGGCGCTGCGGAATCGGTGTTGTTGTTCTCGTGCAGGCGCGGCACGTTCACCGGCGCGCTGCGGGTCGGACCGGCCGCACCGGCGGTGGCGAGCGACGGGCGGTCGTAGTCGGAACCGCGCAGCTGCGTGCGGCCGAGCTGCACCGGCGCCATCGACTTCGGCGGTCCGCCGAACGCGGTCGACAATGAATCCGCGACCGCGCGGTACTTGCCCGCGTTGACCGACGAGATCGCGTACATCACGACGAAGAACGCGAGCAGCAGCGTCACGAGGTCGCCATAGGGAATGGCCCAGGCCTCGTGGTTGACGTGCTCCTCGTGGGCGAAGCGGCGCGCCATCAGTGCAGGTATCCCGTCAGGCGTGATTCGATGTTGCGCGGGTTCTCGCCCTGCGCGATTGCGACCAGGCCTTCGATCAGCATTTCGCGCTCGGTGGCCTGCGCGTTGATCACGCCCTTGAGCTTGGATGCCATCGGAAGAAGCATCAGGTTCGCCGAACCGATGCCGTAGATCGTCGCGGTGAACGCGGCGGCGATGCCGTGGCCGAGATGGCCCGGATCGGCGAGGTTCTTCATCACCGCCATCAGGCCGAGCACGGCGCCGATGATGCCGAGCGTGGGCGCGTAGATGCCCATGCCTTCGAACACCTTGGCGGCGGCCATGTCGCGATGCTGCTGGCTCTGCAGTTCGATTTCGAGCGTCTGCCGGATCTGCTCCGGCTCACTGCCGTCGACCACCATCTGCAGACCCTTGCGCAGGAAGTCGTCCTGTACGCCCGACAGTTCCGGCTCCAGGCCGAGCAGGCCCTGGCGGCGCGCGGTATTGCTCCAGTCGACGATGCGGCGCACCTGGGCGTGACCGTCGCGCGCCGGCGGGCTGAACACCCAGCGCACGATCTTCATGGCGCGACGGAACGTCGCCATCGGCGTCTGCACGAGAATCGCTGCGAGCGTGCCGAGAATGACGATGACGAACGCCGCGGGCGACCACAGCCCGGCGAGCCCCGCGCCCTTGAGCACGCTGCCGCCCAGCAACGCGGCAAGCGCGAGCACGACGCCGATGAAGGAGAGCCTATCCATCGGTGTTGTTAACGGGCGGAACGCGGCAGTTCTTGAGCTGTCCGCGGCTGGGGCATCTGTGATCGAGCGCACGCGGTGCGAGGAGCGCGACCACCTCGGTGCGGCGAATGAAGCCCCTCGGACAAGGGGCACGAGATCAGAACACGACCGATGGAGCAGGGCTGCGGCGGTGCCGCTTCATCGGGCTGTGCCCGCGATCGCGTCTGCTGCCGTGCGCAGCCCGTCGGGGACACCTGGCGGCGATGCGTCTCGTCGATCGCGCCCATATAGGTGCGCCCGAACGGATTCAGACAGTGGAAGGCGAGGCCCGATCACCCCAGTGCCCTGTGGGCGTCGAGGCTCAGCGCGCGAGCGAGGTCATCCGTGGGATCGCACGCGAAGACACGAAACGCCCATGCGGCCTTCAGCGGCGGGCGGACCGTGCGTGTCTTCCACTGCTGTGTTGCGCAGTCTCGCGACTTTGCACGAACTCCGGGAAGACCTCGGCCAGCGGCGTCGTGTCCGGCAGGATGTAGAACACGCCGCCCTTTTCGAACGTCGGGCGGACGACCTGCTCGTAGAACTCCGGCGATACGTTGATGCAGCCATGCGTGACGCGGTTGTCGTCCGGTGACGCGGATGCGAGGCGCTCGGCGCGCTTCTCAGAGGGGACGCCCGTAGCGGTCGGGTGCATGGAGACCGAGGAATCGTAGTCCACCCACAACACGCGGCCGGCGTCGATCGAGGGGCCGAACCCGCCCACGAAGCGACCGGCGGGCGTCGTGCGATCCCGGCCCGGAATTTCGGCAAGCGCGAGACCTGCCACGCCAGGGGCCGAGTGATCGCCGATCGCCGAGCCGAACAGACCGGGCGCCGCGCCCAGAAGACGGCCGTCGCCACGGAACACCAGGACCTGTGCAGCCGCCTTGTCGATGATCGCGAACGGATAGCCTTCGCTGTCCTTGGTGGCGACGACCCAGCCGGCCAGCTCGATCACCGTGCTGGACACGTCCTGGCCTTGCGGGAGCTGGTCGACGGCTTCGACCGGTGGGGTGCCGTCGTCGGCAGCCACCGCGCCGAAGCTCGCGAATGCCAGCGCAAGCGTCAGCGCACCGCAAGCAGCCCGGATCGCAGCGTGTGTGGACGTACGGATGGGACGGTTCCCCAGGTAGATCGAAGACTCGCAACAGCAAAAGACGCCGGTGGCCAGCGAAGGCCACCGGATCGTCGATTCAGGCTGTTCGTTGTGGATCGTACAAACGCGATCAACCGCGCGGCTTGCGACGCGGAGCCGTCTCGAGCTGCTGCACGCGGCCCTCGATCGCATCCAGCCGTTGATTGGCGCGCTGCGCGGACTGGTTGGCGGCGTCGGCACTCTGGGCCGCACTCTGCACCTTCGAATCGAGCTGATCGAGGCGCGAATTGATCCGCGCAAAATCGTCATCGTAGGTCGCGCAGGCGGCGAGGCTGAGCGCGGCGACGATCGCCAGTGCCAGCGGACGGGCCATCACGAGATGTTGCTTGGACAGAATCATTCCAAACCTCCTTCGTCTGGGGGATATTCGAAATGGAGCGGCCTTCCTGGAGCACTCATGATCCGCATACAGCTGACGCTCGAATACGTCGATGGACTGTGAAGATGGGTTGTCGCGGGCAGCTGCGCTCTCAATCCGGCAGCCTGCGCCAGATCTGCAGCGTCCGGTCGCCAGCGCGGCGTTATCCACGGTCGCCGGAAAGGGGTGAGCGCCAGCCGCCGGAAGGTGCGCGGCGCTGGTCGAGGGCGGAAGTTTCCGGGAGTGCTCGCGAGTCATCGGCGCGGGAACGCTCGACCGGCGCGCTAACGCGCCCAAGTCGGTTTCCGTATTGATCCTGTCACTTCCAGCGAGGCAAGTTCAGACCGCCATCGCGAGCACCGCGTTGTCGGCGGCGTGTCGTCCTCGTCGCACCGTTTACTCGGTTGAAATGCACGACCAGCAGTGCGAGGTTAGACGCTAGGGAGTCTGCGCTCGCACGCGCGCGGTCCTCGTGACGGATTCGCCGACGAAGATGGGTTGCTTGCGGTGCCGACAACGGGGTTACGGCAGCGGTCGACCGCTCCGCCACCTGCATTGCACCGGCGCCACCGACAGCAGCTCGCTCACCATCGCCGACAAGCGCGCTCCGCATTCTCGAGCTCGATCGCTGCTCTGGTCGCGTTGGGATTGACGGTGACGACGCGCTGCGGATCCCGGAGTCGGCACGCGCCAGTGTCGCGATGCGGCGGAAAGCAGACCGCGATATCGCGTCGCCCTCAGTTCGCGACGCTGCGCACCACGTCTCCGATGAACTCGTTGACTGCGATCGCGGTGGGCAGCTCGTCGTAGGCGCCCGCCGTGGTCGCCACCGCGAGATCGAGCTGTGGCACGACGAAGAGGCGTTGACCGCCGTTTCCGAACGCGGCGTGCCACCTGATCGGGCGTCCCCGCCAGGAGACAGTTCCGGACCACCACTGAGCGCGATAGCGGAAATCGGCCACGTCAGTCCGCAGCCCCGGTGCCCACGCATCTCGAATCCAGTCGGCAGGGACGAGCTGGCGCCCGTTCCAGCGACCTTCCTCGAGCGCGAGGCGCCCGAACTTCAGTAGGTCGCGCGGACGCAGGCGGAGCCCGTTGAACGCCATCGGGCGCCCGGGCGTGTCCCGCAACCACGCCCACCGCGTGATCCCCATCGGTGCGAACAGGCGTTCATTCGCGAACTCGTCGAGGGGTTTGCCCGTTCCGTCGGCGATGAGCTGGGCGAGCAGGGCGGTGCCGCCGCCGTTGTAGTTGAATCTGGTGCCCGGTGCAGGCTTGATCGGCCGGTCGAGTACGTAGGTCGGCACGTCCGTTTTCCAGAAGAGCTTCAGCTCGTCGTTGAGGCCGGGCCGCCCCTCCGTCCACTCCAAACCGCTGCTCATGTCGAGAAGATCGCGGACACGGATGCGCCGTGCGTTGTCAGCCGCGACGCCGTCCAGGTGCGGGAAGCTGCCATCGAGCGCTGCATCGGGTGCGGGCACCTTCCGCTGCTCGAACGCGACGCCATACAGGAGCGACGTGACAGTCTTTCCCACCGATCGCACGTCGTGCAACGTGCCCGGGCCGAACGACTGGCGTGTGGAGAGCAGCGAGTAGACCGAGCGATCCGGGCCGCCCTGGTACATCTCGAGCACAAGCCGACCATGACGCTCGACGAGGATCGCGTGCACGTTAAGTGGCCGGTCCATCAGGCGTTCCGCCGCGGTGACGAGCGCTTGTTCGTCGAAGCCCTCGGCGCGCGGCGTCGACAGTGTCCAGCCGTCGCTCAGCGCAACGGGTCGTGGGCCGGTTCGCGGGTCGACAGGACGCAACCGCGTGACCCAGGTCAGCCATGCCGCTGCCACCAGGCCGAGGGCCACGAGCGCGGCGACTCGGCGCGAACGAAGCTTCACGATGGCGGGATACCCGAAGAGCGACGCCGTCAGTCTATGCGGGCTGCATCAGCGCCTGTGAGCCATTGGCGTCCGTCCGACGGTGGAGCGACGTCCACCGTCGAACGGGCTTCCGCACTGGCTCGGATCAGCGATCGGGTTCGATGAATGACGTATCGACGCTGGCCACGCCAATCGGCAGGCCGGGAGCGAATGCGCTGACGTTGAACACAGAGTTGAGCGCCGCCGCCGCGTCGGCCGCGAGTTTCGCCTGCACACCGGACAGCCGCAGCTTGCCAGCGTACGCGCTGCGGTTGACCTGCGGTGCGGACGTCGGCGTGAGATCGAACAGGTTGAGGCGGCCGAGCAACGTGTCGTCGACCTTGACGAGTCCGGTCAGCACGGGCGACGGGCCGGTGGTGTCGATCACGAAGCTGCTGATGTTGACGCGGCGCGCGCCGGCGATGAGGTTGAGCCCACCGTCGTGCACGATCTCGCCCTTGACCGTTCCCAGATCGATTTCACCGGTAGGGATGGGCAACGCTGCAACGGCACCACTCAGGCGCGCGGGATAGCTCGCCGACGCGGCGACGCCGAGACTGGCCAGCGCGCCGGTGAATGTCGGGCTGAGCTGCACGGTGGTCTGGCCGCCGGTGGTCGAGACGGTGGGTGCGGCGAAGGTCGTCATCGGAAGCGCGAGCGCGGAGACCAGCAGCAACCGGCCGATCGTATTCAGGACTCGAGTACGCATAACGGTTTCCTCGTGCGATGGGGGAGGCCAGCGCAGTGCGCATGGCCGCGGGAGCGTCGCGCCGAGTCCGCGTCCGCTCCAGCGCACAAGCACCGAAACGCGACCCGTACATCTACGGAGTGGTGGCTCGCTCCGCGTCCACCGCCGGCTCGGGCCAGCGCTGCGGCACCTTGCGAAGACCTTCGAGCGTGTAGCCCATCGCCTGCAGTCGTTGCACCGCATCCGCGTACGCGGCGTCGGAGATCGTCGGCGTGCGCGCCATGATCCACGCGTAGTCGCGCTTGTTGCGGGCGATGATGGTCAGCGAATAGTCCGGGCTGAGGTAGGCGATCACGTACTCGGCCTGGATCGGCCACACGAACTGCATGCCCCAGACCGCGTTCGACGTGCCGGGGCGCACCGTGCCGACCGGCTGCATGACTTTGACCGGGCTGTCGAAACTGCCATTGCGGTAGCGGAAGTGCGTCTGGATGCGTCCATCGCGCCGGAGCATGTACGACTCGATGGCGTTGTACGCATTGCGCTCGGGGTACGACGGAATGTGTGCGATGACGTACCAGTCGCCCATGAAGTGCGACAGGTTGACGTTCGCGACGGGCTTGAGCGGTCGCGACGCATGCGCGCAGCCGGCCAGGGCGAGCATCGCGAGAACGAACGCACGCAGGGTTCGCATGTCACGCCCCCCGCGAAAAGCGGTAGTGGGCGACGTGCCACTCCTGGCCGCCGCGATATCCGAAAAGTTCGGCGCAAGCCATCCA
This region includes:
- a CDS encoding lipocalin family protein, which codes for MRTLRAFVLAMLALAGCAHASRPLKPVANVNLSHFMGDWYVIAHIPSYPERNAYNAIESYMLRRDGRIQTHFRYRNGSFDSPVKVMQPVGTVRPGTSNAVWGMQFVWPIQAEYVIAYLSPDYSLTIIARNKRDYAWIMARTPTISDAAYADAVQRLQAMGYTLEGLRKVPQRWPEPAVDAERATTP
- a CDS encoding STAS domain-containing protein; protein product: MTELSLQSDLGIEHVGDLQQVLLPHLEDDEPVSIVADQVQRVHAAGLQLLHAFVRDRAGAGRRTVFTLASPALVNAARQLALAVSLGVENTEVVNGETA
- a CDS encoding flagellar motor protein, with amino-acid sequence MDRLSFIGVVLALAALLGGSVLKGAGLAGLWSPAAFVIVILGTLAAILVQTPMATFRRAMKIVRWVFSPPARDGHAQVRRIVDWSNTARRQGLLGLEPELSGVQDDFLRKGLQMVVDGSEPEQIRQTLEIELQSQQHRDMAAAKVFEGMGIYAPTLGIIGAVLGLMAVMKNLADPGHLGHGIAAAFTATIYGIGSANLMLLPMASKLKGVINAQATEREMLIEGLVAIAQGENPRNIESRLTGYLH
- a CDS encoding response regulator, coding for MSAQLLIVDDSTSMRQMVAFALSSGGYNVSEAEDGQAALDIAKTKRFDAVVTDVNMPRMDGIELIRNLRQLPDYRFTPLLMLTTESGPEKKQEGRAAGATGWLVKPFDPEQLLATVRKVLG
- the motD gene encoding flagellar motor protein MotD, which produces MARRFAHEEHVNHEAWAIPYGDLVTLLLAFFVVMYAISSVNAGKYRAVADSLSTAFGGPPKSMAPVQLGRTQLRGSDYDRPSLATAGAAGPTRSAPVNVPRLHENNNTDSAAPSATRESASHAQLRGLGDRIGDALSGLVQQKLVHVRQGSDYLEVEIQSDLLFPSGSALPNTLAVDTVRKVADVLRGQPNALRVEGYTDNQPIANALYASNWELSAARAASVLHVMVQAGIAPSRLSMTGYAEFQPIADNATVEGRNANRRVLLVILPAGQGADAVTGADTRVRVADAQDIHRDGRTG
- a CDS encoding serine hydrolase codes for the protein MKLRSRRVAALVALGLVAAAWLTWVTRLRPVDPRTGPRPVALSDGWTLSTPRAEGFDEQALVTAAERLMDRPLNVHAILVERHGRLVLEMYQGGPDRSVYSLLSTRQSFGPGTLHDVRSVGKTVTSLLYGVAFEQRKVPAPDAALDGSFPHLDGVAADNARRIRVRDLLDMSSGLEWTEGRPGLNDELKLFWKTDVPTYVLDRPIKPAPGTRFNYNGGGTALLAQLIADGTGKPLDEFANERLFAPMGITRWAWLRDTPGRPMAFNGLRLRPRDLLKFGRLALEEGRWNGRQLVPADWIRDAWAPGLRTDVADFRYRAQWWSGTVSWRGRPIRWHAAFGNGGQRLFVVPQLDLAVATTAGAYDELPTAIAVNEFIGDVVRSVAN
- a CDS encoding ParA family protein; protein product: MQTWAVANQKGGVGKTTTTLCLARGLADAGFRVLLVDLDPHASLSHAFGIPVEPPPRGSYELFTDATQMLSRLAHGTPVEGLVICPAQPSLATLERRGATQPGLGLALGRALHAARDTYDYALLDCPPTLGLLMVNALAAADRLIAPTQTDPLALHGLRDMLRTADMVERSRRRPLPRAIIPTLHDKRTRSGQNSLEQLRETYGEQVSPDAIPLDTRLRDASAVATGPKLASRGADAYREALQWLLDPLSLQCEAA
- a CDS encoding chemotaxis protein CheW, translated to MAPIDAYLDELLGTQPAPAAVAAADLPASPAALEPEALMRAVEAIESPSPVETAAFDDAIEPAFVASVVAPIEPPVVHPAPAPSPARALPSLEAFAATAPIAPIPRVPVAAPPGRARTATGGNRWLRVCVANDSYAFELLRVQEVVRVAPVVAMRGAAHSVLGVMNLRGRIVPVFDLGLWLDVGSVHIEERSRVVVIERDDELIGVLVTCVEDVVSLEREHVEPPLLGADPGPTLGVARVTDAPTVLLDADALFD